In Candidatus Methylomirabilota bacterium, the following proteins share a genomic window:
- a CDS encoding hydantoinase B/oxoprolinase family protein, giving the protein AVDAVLPEGTIVNPRPPAPVSCRTATIKRIADTILGALVGALPGRMPAANSGTLLVMAFGGRDPETGRPFVASELAAGGMGARPDKDGIDTIETDVSNCMNIPVESVEMNFPLRISRMRLWQGSGGAGRFRGGLGLEKVFEATTTDVTVSHRGERFASSPWPLEGGAPGTRAHAFILRKDGTREELPSKKMIVLHPGDQLWEYIAGGAGYGDPMERDPAAVLADVLDGKIVNAAEYGVVLTADGRAVDEVKTKEGREGLAARRTTPRRSQSDRRRPHQVVP; this is encoded by the coding sequence CGCGGTGGACGCGGTGCTGCCCGAGGGCACCATCGTCAACCCGCGCCCGCCCGCCCCGGTGAGCTGCCGCACCGCCACCATCAAGCGCATCGCCGACACCATCCTGGGCGCGCTGGTCGGCGCCCTGCCCGGCCGCATGCCCGCCGCCAACTCCGGCACCCTGCTGGTCATGGCCTTCGGCGGCCGCGACCCCGAGACCGGCCGCCCCTTCGTGGCCAGCGAGCTGGCCGCCGGCGGCATGGGTGCCCGCCCCGACAAGGACGGCATCGACACCATCGAGACCGACGTCTCCAACTGCATGAACATCCCGGTGGAGTCGGTCGAGATGAACTTCCCCCTGCGCATCTCCCGCATGCGCCTCTGGCAGGGCTCCGGCGGTGCCGGCCGCTTCCGCGGGGGCCTCGGGCTCGAGAAGGTCTTCGAGGCCACCACCACGGACGTCACGGTCTCCCACCGCGGCGAGCGCTTCGCGTCGTCGCCCTGGCCGCTGGAGGGTGGCGCCCCGGGCACCCGGGCGCATGCGTTTATTTTGAGGAAGGACGGCACCCGCGAGGAGCTGCCCTCGAAGAAGATGATCGTGCTCCACCCGGGCGACCAGCTCTGGGAGTACATCGCCGGGGGCGCGGGCTACGGCGATCCGATGGAGCGGGACCCGGCGGCGGTACTGGCGGATGTGCTGGACGGCAAGATTGTGAACGCGGCGGAGTATGGCGTGGTGCTCACGGCCGATGGGCGGGCGGTGGATGAGGTGAAGACGAAGGAGGGCCGCGAGGGGCTGGCCGCCCGACGCACTACCCCCAGAAGATCCCAGTCGGATCGGCGGCGACCTCATCAAGTAGTTCCTTGA